From Dietzia sp. ANT_WB102, a single genomic window includes:
- a CDS encoding glycine betaine ABC transporter substrate-binding protein, with protein sequence MQRSRERIGRGVVVLVGVVTMALSGCQAQSSIVPAHRDEPVVVVETASFGEAEIVGHIYGNALVRSGWRVTARPQSGTEDEVIESVVAGESTFTVGFTGELLRTFDRNSTAVAADEVYAAMMAALPEGVTAADPAPAEDAPVYVVTRHTSASRGIRTMSDLAGRCGEFVLGAREEALADRELASAVGATYDCGFGRRVTIGPNPRAVFEALRAGEIGVGLVQSADPILHPEDIVTLDDDDDAVLAQNLVPIFRKGSLSEDQLALINRISGELTTDDIRDLLLGIEFGSATPVSLANYWLDSHGY encoded by the coding sequence GCGAATCGGGCGGGGCGTGGTGGTGCTCGTGGGAGTCGTGACGATGGCGTTGTCCGGCTGCCAGGCGCAGTCATCGATCGTCCCTGCGCACCGGGACGAGCCGGTGGTGGTGGTCGAGACAGCCTCATTCGGTGAGGCCGAGATCGTCGGTCATATCTACGGCAACGCTCTCGTGCGCTCCGGCTGGCGGGTAACCGCACGCCCGCAATCGGGGACCGAGGACGAGGTCATCGAGTCAGTGGTGGCGGGGGAGTCGACTTTCACGGTCGGGTTCACCGGTGAGTTGCTCAGGACGTTCGATCGGAATTCCACCGCGGTCGCGGCCGACGAGGTGTACGCAGCGATGATGGCTGCGCTCCCAGAGGGTGTGACCGCCGCGGATCCTGCGCCGGCCGAGGACGCCCCAGTGTATGTGGTCACCCGGCATACATCGGCGTCGCGAGGTATTCGGACGATGTCGGATCTTGCCGGGAGGTGCGGTGAGTTCGTCCTCGGGGCGCGGGAGGAGGCTCTGGCGGACCGAGAGCTGGCCTCCGCCGTCGGTGCCACGTATGACTGTGGTTTCGGCCGTCGCGTGACGATCGGCCCGAACCCCCGCGCAGTGTTCGAGGCACTGCGGGCAGGGGAGATCGGGGTGGGATTAGTCCAGTCGGCCGACCCAATCCTGCATCCGGAGGACATCGTGACTCTGGACGACGACGACGACGCTGTTCTCGCCCAGAACCTGGTTCCGATCTTCCGCAAGGGCTCGCTCTCGGAGGACCAGCTCGCCCTGATCAACAGGATCAGTGGTGAGCTCACCACCGATGACATCCGAGACCTGCTGCTGGGAATCGAATTCGGTTCCGCAACCCCCGTTTCGCTGGCGAACTATTGGTTGGACTCGCACGGGTACTGA
- a CDS encoding multifunctional oxoglutarate decarboxylase/oxoglutarate dehydrogenase thiamine pyrophosphate-binding subunit/dihydrolipoyllysine-residue succinyltransferase subunit encodes MSNNVSQFGQNQWLVDEMYARFAKDPSSVDKSWHEFFDANPEAASSSGGDSTNGTSPGSSGGKSGESSRPRSGGGGSGKSVTSDKKPSEITVDDSTPQASAKDIAAKPAADASPKRKARGEGVPAPEHKSETRKKSDTAATKKPSRPAYEPPAEQESKVIRGAANAIVKNMNASLTLPTATSVRAIPAKLMIDNRVVINNHLKRTHGGKVSFTHLIGYAMVQAVKAYPNMNNHFAEVDGKPNVVTPTGINLGLAIDMKTKAGRSLVVAAIRNCETMDFSGFLDAYEDIVVRAREGKLTMDDFSGVTISLTNPGGIGTVHSVPRLTVGQGAILGVGAMEYPAEFQGASEEQLAENAIGKITTLTSTYDHRIIQGAESGEFLREIHRLLLADEFYDEIFDVLGIPYEPVRWRQDITDPRVDKDARVLELIAAYRNRGHLMADIDPLDGKHAQRRRTFHPDLDVNSHELTLWDLDRKFSVGGFVGKDKMRLRDVLSALRSAYCRKIGIEYTHILEIEQRQWIQDRLEGVDDKPTVAEQKYILSKVNAAEAFETFLQTKYVGQKRFSLEGAESVIPMMDAVIDEAAEFGLDEVVIGMPHRGRLNVLANIVGKPYRQIFTEFEGNMDPSAAHGSGDVKYHLGAEGIQYQMFGENEIKVSLTANPSHLEAVDPVLEGIVRAKQDLIEDPEWRAEYPVVPLMLHGDAAFAGQGVVAETLNLSQIEGYRTGGTIHIVVNNQIGFTTAPEAGRSSQYSTDVAKMIGSPIFHVNGDDPEACVRVARLAMDFRQQFKKDVVIDLVCYRRRGHNEADDPSMTQPRMYEVIDGKKSVRQSYTEDLVGRGDITEKEAENALRDFQGQLERVFNEVRELEKHPVKASESILPNQPLPKRLVTAVDESIIHAIGDAFGNMPEDFHIHPRVKPVYEARQKMAYNGNIDWAFAELLAIGSLVREGRTVRLAGQDSQRGTFTQRHAMVVDKTTSETYSPLQNLEDAEGRFEVWNSALTEYAGVGFEYGYSVGDPEALVLWEAQFGDFVNGAQTIIDEYISSGEAKWGQKSSVTLLLPHGHEGMGPDHTSGRIERFLQLCAEGSMTVSQPSTPANYFHLMRRHATDGIKRPQVVFTPKSMLRNKKAVSALSDFTNGKFRSVLDDPTFADGSKDASKVKTMLMVSGKLYYELAARQEKDGRDDIAIVRLEQLHPVPHRRIREALDHYPNLTEVRWVQEEPRNQGAWSFLALELPERIDDFPPLKRVSRRAMAATSTGLSKVHAVEQKALVDEAFA; translated from the coding sequence AGGACATCGCGGCCAAGCCCGCTGCCGACGCCTCGCCCAAGCGCAAGGCCCGCGGCGAAGGGGTGCCCGCCCCAGAGCACAAGTCGGAGACGCGGAAGAAGTCCGATACCGCGGCGACGAAGAAGCCGTCACGCCCCGCGTACGAGCCTCCCGCGGAACAGGAGAGCAAGGTTATCCGGGGCGCGGCCAACGCGATCGTCAAGAACATGAACGCGTCGCTGACCCTGCCCACCGCCACCTCCGTTCGTGCGATCCCGGCAAAGCTGATGATCGACAACCGGGTGGTCATCAACAACCATCTCAAGCGCACGCACGGCGGCAAGGTCTCCTTCACCCACCTCATCGGCTACGCGATGGTCCAGGCCGTGAAGGCCTACCCGAACATGAACAACCATTTCGCGGAGGTCGACGGCAAGCCGAACGTCGTCACCCCGACGGGGATCAACCTCGGCCTCGCGATCGACATGAAGACCAAGGCCGGGCGGTCGCTGGTCGTGGCCGCGATTCGCAACTGCGAGACGATGGACTTCAGCGGGTTCCTCGATGCCTACGAGGACATCGTCGTCCGCGCCCGTGAGGGCAAGCTGACGATGGACGACTTCTCCGGCGTCACGATCTCACTGACCAACCCTGGCGGCATCGGTACCGTGCACTCGGTCCCACGCCTGACCGTGGGCCAGGGCGCCATTCTCGGCGTGGGCGCGATGGAGTACCCGGCTGAGTTCCAGGGCGCGAGCGAGGAGCAGCTGGCGGAGAACGCCATCGGCAAGATCACCACTCTCACCTCTACCTACGACCACCGGATCATCCAGGGCGCCGAGTCGGGCGAGTTCCTACGGGAGATTCACCGGCTGCTGCTAGCCGACGAGTTCTACGACGAGATCTTCGACGTCCTCGGAATACCCTACGAGCCGGTCCGGTGGCGTCAGGACATCACGGACCCCCGGGTCGACAAGGATGCCCGCGTCCTCGAACTGATCGCCGCATACCGTAACCGCGGTCACCTCATGGCCGATATCGACCCGCTCGACGGGAAGCACGCACAGCGACGCCGGACTTTCCACCCGGACCTCGACGTCAATTCGCACGAACTCACCCTGTGGGACCTCGATCGTAAATTCTCTGTCGGCGGCTTCGTCGGCAAGGACAAGATGCGGCTGCGTGACGTGCTGTCCGCTCTGCGTTCTGCTTACTGCCGCAAGATCGGTATCGAGTACACGCACATCCTCGAGATCGAGCAGCGCCAGTGGATCCAGGATCGTCTCGAGGGGGTCGACGACAAGCCGACCGTCGCCGAGCAGAAATACATCCTGTCCAAGGTGAACGCCGCCGAGGCGTTCGAGACCTTCCTTCAGACCAAGTACGTCGGCCAGAAGCGCTTCTCCCTCGAGGGCGCCGAGTCGGTCATCCCCATGATGGATGCCGTCATCGACGAGGCCGCAGAATTCGGTCTGGACGAGGTCGTGATCGGCATGCCACACCGCGGGCGGCTCAACGTCCTCGCCAACATCGTGGGCAAGCCCTACCGTCAGATCTTCACCGAGTTCGAGGGCAACATGGACCCCTCGGCCGCGCACGGCTCAGGAGACGTCAAGTACCACCTGGGTGCCGAGGGCATCCAATACCAGATGTTCGGTGAGAACGAGATCAAGGTCTCTCTGACCGCCAACCCCTCCCACCTCGAGGCTGTCGACCCCGTCCTGGAGGGCATCGTTCGCGCCAAGCAGGACCTCATCGAGGACCCAGAGTGGCGCGCCGAGTACCCGGTCGTGCCACTCATGCTGCACGGTGACGCCGCGTTCGCCGGCCAGGGCGTTGTCGCGGAAACGCTGAATCTCTCCCAGATCGAGGGGTACCGCACGGGCGGCACGATCCACATCGTCGTCAACAACCAGATCGGTTTCACCACGGCACCCGAGGCCGGTCGCTCGAGTCAGTACTCCACGGATGTCGCCAAGATGATCGGCTCGCCGATCTTCCACGTCAACGGCGACGATCCCGAGGCGTGTGTGCGAGTGGCACGGCTGGCGATGGACTTCCGTCAGCAGTTCAAGAAGGATGTCGTGATCGACCTCGTCTGTTACCGCCGTCGCGGACACAACGAGGCCGACGACCCGTCGATGACGCAGCCGCGGATGTACGAGGTGATCGACGGCAAGAAGAGCGTCCGCCAGTCCTACACCGAGGATCTGGTCGGTCGTGGCGACATCACCGAGAAGGAAGCTGAGAACGCTCTCCGTGACTTCCAGGGCCAGCTCGAGCGGGTCTTCAATGAAGTCCGTGAACTGGAAAAGCACCCGGTGAAGGCCTCCGAGTCGATCCTGCCCAACCAGCCACTGCCCAAGCGGCTGGTGACGGCGGTGGACGAGTCGATCATCCACGCCATCGGCGACGCCTTCGGCAACATGCCCGAAGACTTCCACATCCACCCGCGTGTCAAGCCGGTCTACGAGGCTCGGCAGAAGATGGCCTACAACGGCAACATCGACTGGGCGTTCGCCGAACTACTAGCGATCGGTTCCCTCGTCAGGGAAGGCCGGACGGTGCGTCTGGCCGGGCAGGACTCTCAACGCGGCACCTTCACGCAACGCCACGCGATGGTCGTCGACAAGACCACATCGGAAACCTACTCTCCGCTGCAGAACCTCGAGGACGCCGAAGGGCGTTTCGAGGTCTGGAACTCGGCGCTCACTGAGTATGCGGGCGTCGGGTTTGAGTACGGCTACTCGGTGGGCGATCCCGAAGCGCTCGTGCTGTGGGAGGCGCAGTTCGGTGACTTCGTCAATGGTGCGCAGACCATCATCGACGAGTACATCTCCTCCGGTGAGGCCAAGTGGGGACAGAAGTCCTCCGTCACCCTGCTCCTACCGCACGGTCACGAAGGAATGGGGCCGGACCACACGTCCGGTCGCATCGAGCGGTTCCTGCAACTGTGCGCGGAGGGATCGATGACCGTCTCCCAGCCATCCACTCCGGCCAACTACTTCCACCTCATGCGTCGTCATGCCACCGACGGCATCAAGCGTCCGCAGGTGGTCTTCACGCCTAAGTCGATGCTGCGGAACAAGAAGGCCGTGAGTGCGCTCTCGGACTTCACCAACGGCAAATTCCGGTCGGTTCTCGACGACCCCACGTTCGCAGACGGTTCGAAGGACGCGAGCAAGGTCAAGACCATGCTGATGGTGTCCGGGAAGCTCTACTACGAGCTCGCAGCCCGCCAGGAGAAGGACGGGCGTGACGACATCGCGATCGTACGGCTCGAGCAGCTGCACCCAGTCCCGCACCGCCGTATCCGCGAGGCGCTTGACCACTACCCGAACCTCACCGAGGTCCGGTGGGTGCAGGAGGAACCGCGCAATCAAGGCGCGTGGAGCTTCCTCGCATTGGAGCTGCCGGAGCGCATCGACGACTTCCCGCCCCTCAAGCGGGTGTCGCGTCGGGCGATGGCCGCCACGTCGACGGGCCTGAGCAAGGTCCATGCAGTGGAGCAGAAGGCTCTGGTGGACGAAGCTTTCGCCTGA